The following proteins are co-located in the Camelina sativa cultivar DH55 chromosome 12, Cs, whole genome shotgun sequence genome:
- the LOC104731284 gene encoding uncharacterized protein LOC104731284 isoform X1: MANATSERGSREHLLRETMTRPSAINNNKSQPEFPASRFTFMSLVLWFDQSNCGTALLSWSLFFLLVVIVPMISHFLLVCSDCDFHHRRPYDAVVQLSLSIFAGISFVSLSIWSRKFGMRRFLFLDKLWDVSDKVRIEHEAEIQRSLKRLMIFVLPSLTLEAVYRIWWYISGFNQIPYIINPVLSHVVACTLQLSSWLYRNTIFIVVCILYQITCHLQTLRLEDFARCFASEIADVRSALGEHQKIRRNLRIVSHRFRRFILLSLVLVTATQFMALLTTTRASIAVNIYEVGELALCSLSLVTGVFICLRSATKITHKAQSVTSLAAKWNVCATVDSFDHLDGETPTGSMIESQISPCGINAMDTSDDEEGEGDDDLDNTKIHPIYANTISYQKRQALVTYLENNKAGITVYGFLVDRSWLHTIFGIELALLLWLLNKTIVNIP; this comes from the exons ATGGCCAACGCAACATCGGAGCGAGGATCTCGGGAGCATCTGCTCCGGGAGACGATGACACGACCAAGCgcgatcaacaacaacaaatcgcAACCGGAGTTTCCGGCGTCACGGTTCACGTTCATGTCCCTCGTGCTATGGTTCGATCAGTCCAATTGCGGCACGGCTCTGCTTTCGTGgtccctcttcttcctcctcgtcgTCATCGTACCGATGATCTCTCACTTCTTGCTCGTCTGTTCCGACTGCGATTTCCACCACCGACGGCCCTACGATGCCGTGGTTCAGCTTTCTTTATCGATATTTGCGGGAATATCGTTCGTTAGCCTCTCGATTTGGTCGAGGAAGTTTGGGATGAGACGGTTCTTGTTTCTTGATAAGCTTTGGGATGTTAGCGACAAAGTTAGGATCGAACACGAAGCTGAGATTcag AGATCGCTAAAACGGCTAATGATCTTCGTCCTCCCATCACTAACGCTCGAAGCAGTCTACAGAATCTGGTGGTACATCTCTGGCTTTAACCAGATTCCTTACATCATCAACCCTGTTCTTAGCCACGTCGTCGCATGCACTCTCCAGCTCTCTTCTTGGCTTTACCGTAACACCATCTTCATCGTCGTCTGCATTCTCTACCAAATCACTTGTCATCTTCAGACTCTTCGTCTCGAG GATTTCGCACGCTGCTTCGCCTCTGAGATCGCTGACGTTAGGTCAGCTCTCGGCGAGCATCAAAAGATCCGTCGTAATCTGAGGATTGTTAGCCATCGGTTCAGGAGGTTCATTCTTTTGTCTTTGGTTCTTGTTACTGCTACTCAGTTCATGGCTTTGCTTACCACTACGAGAGCTAGTATTGCTGTTAATATCTATGAAGTTGGCGAGCTCGCG TTATGTTCGTTGAGTTTGGTTACAGGAGTATTCATATGTTTGAGAAGTGCAACGAAGATAACTCACAAAGCTCAATCCGTAACCAGCCTTGCAGCTAAATGGAACGTTTGCGCAACAGTTGACTCGTTCGACCATCTTGATGGAGAAACTCCTACTGGTTCCATGATCGAATCCCAAATTTCTCCATGTGGGATTAATGCGATGGATacatctgatgatgaagaaggagaaggagacgaTGATCTTGATAATACCAAGATACATCCCATCTACGCTAATACAATTTCTTACCAAAAACGTCAAGCTCTAG TGACGTATCTAGAGAACAATAAAGCTGGGATCACTGTGTATGGATTCCTAGTAGATAGATCATGGTTGCATACGATTTTCGGAATTGAACTCGCTCTTCTACTATGGTTGCTCAATAAAACGATCG TGAATATACCATGA
- the LOC104731293 gene encoding potassium channel AKT2/3 has product MDLKYAATHCNLSSDMKLRRLHQHRGKGREEDYDASSLSLNNLSKLILPPLGVASYNQNHIRSSGWIISPMDSRYRCWEFFMVLLVAYSAWVYPFEVAFLNFSPKRNLCIADNIVDLFFSVDIVLTFFVAYIDQRTQLLVREPKQIAVRYLSTWFLMDVASTIPFDAIGYLITGTAKWNLTCNLLGLLRFWRLRRVKHLFTRLEKDIRYSYFWIRCLRLLSVTLFLVHCAGCSYYLIADRYQHQGKTWTDAIPNFTETSLSIRYIAAIYWSITTMTTVGYGDLHASNTIEMVFIIVYMLFNLGLTAYLIGNMTNLVVEGTRRTMEFRNSIEAASNFVNRNRLPPRLKDQILAYMCLRFKAESLNQQHLIDQLPKSIYKSICQHLFLPSVEKVYLFKGVSREILLLLVSKMKAEYIPPREDVIMQNEAPDDVYIIVSGEVEIIDSEMERESVLGTLRCGDIFGEVGALCCRPQSYTFQTKSLSQLLRLKTSFLIETMQIKQQDNATVLKNFLQHHKKLSDIDIGDLMTQQNGENNGSVLPNIASNLIAVVTTGNAALLDELLKAKLSPDITDSKGKTPLHIAASRGYEDCVLVLLKHGCNIHIRDVNGNTALWEAISTKHYAIFRILYHFAAISDPHIAGDLLCEAVKQNNVEVMKALLKQGLNVDSEDHHGFTALQVAMEENQMDMVNLLTMNGADVDGVNTHGELFTPLEKSRVVGEEEEERGRVSIYRGHPLERREQSCNEAGKLVLIPPSLDDLKKIAGDKFGFDGSETMVTNEDGAEIDSIEVIRDNDKIYFVENKII; this is encoded by the exons ATGGACCTCAAGTATGCAGCAACTCACTGCAACTTATCTTCAGACATGAAGCTCAGGCGTCTTCATCAGCATCGAGgaaaagggagagaagaagactaCGATGCTTCTTCTCTCAGCTTGAACAATCTTTCAAAGCTTATTCTTCCTCCACTTGGTGTTGCTAGCTATAACCAGAATCACATCAGGTCTAGTGGATGGATCATTTCACCCATGGACTCAAGATACAG GTGCTGGGAGTTTTTTATGGTGCTTTTGGTGGCATACTCTGCATGGGTTTACCCTTTCGAAGTCGCATTTCTGAATTTCTCACCAAAGAGGAATCTTTGTATCGCGGACAACATCGTAGACTTGTTCTTCTCTGTTGACATTGTCTTGACGTTCTTCGTTGCTTACATAGACCAAAGAACACAGCTTCTTGTCCGTGAACCTAAGCAGATCGCAGTGAG GTACCTTTCAACATGGTTCTTGATGGATGTTGCATCAACTATACCATTTGACGCAATCGGATACTTAATCACTGGCACAGCTAAGTGGAACCTCACCTGTAATCTCTTGGGATTACTTAGATTTTGGCGACTTCGACGCGTCAAACACCTCTTCACTAG ACTCGAGAAGGACATAAGATACAGTTATTTCTGGATTCGCTGCCTTAGACTTTTATCC GTGACATTGTTTCTAGTGCATTGTGCGGGATGCAGTTATTACCTAATAGCAGACAGGTATCAACACCAAGGAAAGACATGGACTGACGCAATCCCGAATTTCACAGAGACAAGTCTTTCCATCAGATACATCGCAGCTATATATTGGTCAATCACAACAATGACCACTGTGGGATATGGAGATCTCCATGCAAGCAACACTATTGAGATGGTATTCATTATAGTCTACATGTTATTTAATCTTGGCCTCACTGCTTACCTTATTGGTAACATGACTAATTTAGTCGTGGAAGGAACTCGTCGTACCATGGAATTT AGGAATAGCATCGAAGCAGCGTCAAACTTTGTTAACAGAAACAGACTGCCTCCTAGATTGAAAGATCAGATATTGGCTTACATGTGTTTGAGGTTCAAGGCAGAGAGCTTGAACCAGCAACATCTTATTGATCAGCTCCCAAAATCTATCTACAAAAGCATTTGTCAAcatctttttcttccatctGTGGAAAAAGTTTACCTCTTCAAAGGTGTCTCAAGAGAAATACTTCTTCTCCTG GTTTCAAAAATGAAGGCTGAGTATATACCACCAAGAGAGGATGTGATAATGCAGAACGAAGCACCCGATGATGTTTACATAATAGTGTCAGGAGAAGTTGAGATCATAGACtcagagatggagagagagtcTGTTTTAGGCACTCTACGATGTGGAGACATATTTGGAGAAGTTGGAGCACTTTGTTGCAGACCACAAAGCTACACTTTTCAAACTAAGTCTCTTTCACAGCTTCTCCGGCTCAAAACATCGTTCCTTATCGAGACAATGCAGATTAAACAACAAGACAATGCCACAGTGCTCAAGAACTTCCTGCAGCATCACAAAAAGCTGAGTGATATAGACATTGGTGATCTAATGACACAACAAAATGGTGAAAACAACGGTTCTGTTCTCCCGAACATTGCCTCGAATCTTATCGCTGTTGTGACCACTGGCAATGCAGCTCTTCTTGATGAGCTTCTTAAGGCTAAGTTAAGCCCTGACATTACAGATTCCAAAGGAAAAACTCCATTG CATATAGCAGCTTCAAGAGGGTATGAGGATTGTGTTTTAGTACTCCTAAAGCACGGATGCAACATTCACATAAGAG ATGTGAATGGTAACACGGCTCTATGGGAAGCAATCTCAACGAAGCATTATGCGATATTCAGAATCCTTTATCATTTCGCAGCTATATCTGATCCACACATAGCTGGAGACCTTCTATGTGAAGCAGTGAAACAGAACAACGTAGAAGTGATGAAGGCTCTTTTAAAACAGGGGCTTAATGTAGATTCAGAGGACCACCATGGCTTCACAGCTTTACAGGTCGCTATGGAGGAGAATCAAATGGACATGGTGAACCTTCTGACGATGAACGGTGCAGATGTAGATGGTGTGAACACGCATGGTGAGTTGTTCACACCATTGGAGAAGTCAAGAGTcgtgggagaagaagaagaagaacgtgGAAGAGTGAGTATATACAGAGGACATCCATTGGAGAGGAGAGAACAGAGTTGCAATGAAGCTGGGAAACTTGTTCTTATTCCTCCTTCACTTGATGACCTCAAGAAAATTGCAG GAGATAAGTTTGGGTTTGATGGAAGTGAGACGATGGTGACAAATGAAGATGGAGCTGAGATTGACAGTATTGAAGTGATTAGAGATAATGATAAAATCTACTttgtggaaaacaaaataatttag
- the LOC104731290 gene encoding defensin-like protein 95 isoform X2, with translation MASLRLSTVVATAVVVCLSILLISPTVNGWGVCEYRLGLCSTAAKSSTCDEPCKALDSKYHGGECLNVGSGKGICWCCHDYASKSGAKMESM, from the exons atggcGAGCTTAAGGTTGAGCACAGTTGTTGCTACTGCAGTAGTCGTTTGTCTCTCCATCCTCCTCATATCTCCTACAG TGAATGGGTGGGGAGTATGTGAATACCGGTTGGGTTTATGTAGTACTGCGGCCAAGAGCTCTACTTGCGATGAACCATGCAAGGCATTGGACAGCAAGTATCATGGAGGCGAATGCTTAAATGTCGGTAGTGGTAAAGGGATATGTTGGTGCTGCCATGATTATGCTTCAAAGAGCGGTGCTAAAATGGAAAGCATGTGA
- the LOC104731291 gene encoding probable plastid-lipid-associated protein 2, chloroplastic — MAAIQVFNQFPCKARVKTSSNFKSISKPLITIPMSSIVHRPVLSTGGIAVSRADFRVRATEAGERGSAALTVADEAIEAVEETERLKRSLADSFYGIDRGLNTSSETRAEIGDLITQLESKNPTPAPTDALFLLNGKWILAYTSFVNLFPLLSRGILPLVKVDEISQTIDSDNFTVQNSVRFAGPLGTNSISTNAKFEIRSPKRVQIKFEQGVIGTPQLTDSIEIPENVEVLGQKIDLNPIRGLLTSVQDTASSVARSISSQPPLKFSLPGDKAESWLLTTYLDKDIRISRGDGGSVFVLIKEGSPLLNP, encoded by the exons atggcgGCGATACAAGTGTTCAACCAATTCCCCTGCAAAGCCAGAGTTAAGACCTCATCGAACTTTAAATCCATTTCAAAGCCTCTGATTACGATTCCGATGAGCTCAATTGTTCACCGTCCGGTGTTGTCAACCGGAGGAATCGCTGTTTCCCGTGCGGATTTCAGAGTCCGAGCCACGGAGGCGGGAGAGAGAGGATCGGCGGCTTTAACGGTAGCGGATGAAGCAATCGAAGCCGTGGAGGAGACGGAGCGGTTGAAGAGATCGTTAGCGGATTCGTTCTACGGAATCGATCGAGGTTTGAACACATCTAGTGAGACCAGAGCCGAAATCGGAGATTTAATCACACAGCTTGAGTCGAAGAACCCTACTCCAGCTCCGACGGATGCTCTCTTCCTTCTCAACGGCAAATGGATCCTCGC CTACACATCGTTTGTGAATTTGTTCCCGTTGCTTTCACGAGGCATCTTGCCATTGGTAAAAGTGGATGAGATCTCACAAACCATTGATTCAGATAACTTCACTGTTCAAAACTCTGTTCGTTTCGCTGGTCCTCTAGGTACAAACTCTATTAGCACCAACGCTAAGTTCGAAATCCGAAGCCCTAAACGTGTCCAG ATTAAGTTTGAGCAAGGCGTTATCGGGACACCTCAGCTAACGGATTCGATTGAAATACCGGAAAACGTAGAGGTTCTTGGTCAAAAGATTGATCTTAACCCGATCAGAGGGTTACTTACCTCGGTGCAAGACACTGCCTCGTCTGTGGCTAGATCCATATCGAGCCAACCACCGTTGAAATTCTCTTTGCCAGGGGACAAGGCGGAGTCGTGGCTACTCACGACTTACCTAGACAAAGACATTCGGATCTCTAGAGGTGACGGTGGAAGCGTCTTTGTGCTTATCAAAGAAGGAAGCCCTCTCTTGAATCCTTGA
- the LOC104731292 gene encoding iron-sulfur cluster assembly protein 1: MMMLRQAAKKALGLTSRQSTPWSVGISRSYHENVIDHYDNPRNVGSFDKNDPTVGTGLVGAPACGDVMKLQIKVDEKTGQIVDARFKTFGCGSAIASSSVATEWVKGKAMEDVLTIKNTEIAKHLSLPPVKLHCSMLAEDAIKAAVKDYKEKRVKTNGAAAAGETTQA, encoded by the exons atgatgatgctCAGGCAAGCTGCGAAGAAGGCTCTAGGGCTTACGTCACGTCAATCAACGCCGTGGTCTGTTGGTATTTCCCGTTCTTACCATGAGAACGTCATCGACCACTACGATAACCCCCGCAACGTCGGCTCCTTCGATAAGAATGATCCCACCGTTGGTACGGGACTCGTGGGAGCTCCTGCGTGTGGCGATGTGATGAAGCTTCAGATCAAGGTCGATGAGAAAACTGGTCAAATCGTTGATGCTCGCTTTAAGACCTTTGGTTGTGGTTCAGCTATCGCTTCTTCATCTGTTG CCACTGAATGGGTGAAAGGCAAAGCTATGGAGGATGTCCTTACCATCAAGAACAC CGAGATCGCAAAGCACCTTTCTCTCCCACCAGTCAAGCTCCACTGCAGTATGTTGGCGGAGGACGCCATCAAGGCAGCTGTGAAAGACTACAAGGAGAAGCGTGTGAAAACAAATGGTGCTGCAGCAGCGGGAGAAACCACACAGGCTTGA
- the LOC104731290 gene encoding defensin-like protein 95 isoform X1: MASLRLSTVVATAVVVCLSILLISPTEVNGWGVCEYRLGLCSTAAKSSTCDEPCKALDSKYHGGECLNVGSGKGICWCCHDYASKSGAKMESM, from the exons atggcGAGCTTAAGGTTGAGCACAGTTGTTGCTACTGCAGTAGTCGTTTGTCTCTCCATCCTCCTCATATCTCCTACAG AAGTGAATGGGTGGGGAGTATGTGAATACCGGTTGGGTTTATGTAGTACTGCGGCCAAGAGCTCTACTTGCGATGAACCATGCAAGGCATTGGACAGCAAGTATCATGGAGGCGAATGCTTAAATGTCGGTAGTGGTAAAGGGATATGTTGGTGCTGCCATGATTATGCTTCAAAGAGCGGTGCTAAAATGGAAAGCATGTGA
- the LOC104731285 gene encoding ubiquinol oxidase 4, chloroplastic/chromoplastic encodes MAAATMAISGISSRTLAISKPLITLRRSRAAVSYSSSNRLLCHRPLSSRRLLFRNNHRVQATILQEDEEKVVVEESFKAETFAGKEKEPLEEESNTSAFETWIIKLEQGVNVFLTDSVIKILDTLYRDRTYARFFVLETIARVPYFAFMSVLHMYETFGWWRRADYLKVHFAESWNEMHHLLIMEELGGNSWWFDRFLAQHIATFYYFMTVFLYIISPRMAYHFSECVESHAFETYDKFLKASGEELKNMPAPDIAVKYYTGSDLYLFDEFQTSRAPNTRRPVIENLYDVFVNIRDDEAEHCKTMKACQTLGSLRSPHSILEDDAEEESGCVVPEAAHCEGIVDCIKKSITS; translated from the exons ATGGCGGCGGCGACGATGGCGATTTCAGGCATCTCTTCTCGTACGTTGGCGATTTCAAAGCCTTTGATTACACTTCGACGCTCTAGAGCCGCCGTTTCTTACAGTTCCTCTAACCGATTGCTCTGTCATCgtcctctctcttctcgtcGCCTGCTCTTTAG GAACAATCATCGAGTTCAAGCAACGATTTTGCAAGAAGATGAGGAGAAAGTTGTGGTGGAGGAATCATTTAAAGCAGAGACTTTTGCtggtaaagaaaaagaaccacTTGAGGAGGAGTCAAATACTAGTGCGTTTGAGACATGGATCATCAAGCTTGAGCAAGGAGTCAATGTCTTCCTTACT GACTCGGTAATTAAGATACTTGACACACTGTACCGTGACCGAACCTATGCAAGGTTCTTTGTTCTTGAGACGATTGCTAGAGTGCCTTATTTTG CCTTTATGTCTGTGCTACACATGTATGAGACCTTTGGTTGGTGGAGGAGAGCAGATTATTTAAAAGTACACTTTGCTGAGAGCTGGAATGAGATGCATCACTTGCTCATAATGGAA GAATTGGGTGGAAACTCTTGGTGGTTTGATCGTTTTCTGGCCCAGCACATAGCAACGTTCTATTACTTCATGACTGTGTTCCTGTATATCATAAGCCCTAGAATGGCAT ATCACTTTTCGGAATGTGTGGAGAGTCATGCTTTTGAGACTTATGATAAATTTCTCAAGGCCAGTGGAG AGGAGTTGAAGAATATGCCTGCACCCGATATCGCAGTAAAATACTATACCGGAAGTGACTTGTACTTATTTG ATGAGTTCCAAACATCCAGAGCTCCCAATACTCGAAGACCAGTAATAG AGAATCTATACGATGTGTTTGTGAATATAAGAGACGATGAAGCAGAACACTGCAAGACAATGAAAGCATGTCAGACACTGGGGAGCCTGCGTTCTCCACACTCCATATTAGAAgatgatgctgaagaagaatcaGGCTGTGTTGTTCCTGAGGCGGCTCATTGCGAAGGTATCGTAGACTGCATCAAGAAATCCATTACGagttaa
- the LOC104731284 gene encoding uncharacterized protein LOC104731284 isoform X2 produces MANATSERGSREHLLRETMTRPSAINNNKSQPEFPASRFTFMSLVLWFDQSNCGTALLSWSLFFLLVVIVPMISHFLLVCSDCDFHHRRPYDAVVQLSLSIFAGISFVSLSIWSRKFGMRRFLFLDKLWDVSDKVRIEHEAEIQRSLKRLMIFVLPSLTLEAVYRIWWYISGFNQIPYIINPVLSHVVACTLQLSSWLYRNTIFIVVCILYQITCHLQTLRLEDFARCFASEIADVRSALGEHQKIRRNLRIVSHRFRRFILLSLVLVTATQFMALLTTTRASIAVNIYEVGELALCSLSLVTGVFICLRSATKITHKAQSVTSLAAKWNVCATVDSFDHLDGETPTGSMIESQISPCGINAMDTSDDEEGEGDDDLDNTKIHPIYANTISYQKRQALVTYLENNKAGITVYGFLVDRSWLHTIFGIELALLLWLLNKTIVNIP; encoded by the exons ATGGCCAACGCAACATCGGAGCGAGGATCTCGGGAGCATCTGCTCCGGGAGACGATGACACGACCAAGCgcgatcaacaacaacaaatcgcAACCGGAGTTTCCGGCGTCACGGTTCACGTTCATGTCCCTCGTGCTATGGTTCGATCAGTCCAATTGCGGCACGGCTCTGCTTTCGTGgtccctcttcttcctcctcgtcgTCATCGTACCGATGATCTCTCACTTCTTGCTCGTCTGTTCCGACTGCGATTTCCACCACCGACGGCCCTACGATGCCGTGGTTCAGCTTTCTTTATCGATATTTGCGGGAATATCGTTCGTTAGCCTCTCGATTTGGTCGAGGAAGTTTGGGATGAGACGGTTCTTGTTTCTTGATAAGCTTTGGGATGTTAGCGACAAAGTTAGGATCGAACACGAAGCTGAGATTcag AGATCGCTAAAACGGCTAATGATCTTCGTCCTCCCATCACTAACGCTCGAAGCAGTCTACAGAATCTGGTGGTACATCTCTGGCTTTAACCAGATTCCTTACATCATCAACCCTGTTCTTAGCCACGTCGTCGCATGCACTCTCCAGCTCTCTTCTTGGCTTTACCGTAACACCATCTTCATCGTCGTCTGCATTCTCTACCAAATCACTTGTCAT CTTCAGACTCTTCGTCTCGAGGATTTCGCACGCTGCTTCGCCTCTGAGATCGCTGACGTTAGGTCAGCTCTCGGCGAGCATCAAAAGATCCGTCGTAATCTGAGGATTGTTAGCCATCGGTTCAGGAGGTTCATTCTTTTGTCTTTGGTTCTTGTTACTGCTACTCAGTTCATGGCTTTGCTTACCACTACGAGAGCTAGTATTGCTGTTAATATCTATGAAGTTGGCGAGCTCGCG TTATGTTCGTTGAGTTTGGTTACAGGAGTATTCATATGTTTGAGAAGTGCAACGAAGATAACTCACAAAGCTCAATCCGTAACCAGCCTTGCAGCTAAATGGAACGTTTGCGCAACAGTTGACTCGTTCGACCATCTTGATGGAGAAACTCCTACTGGTTCCATGATCGAATCCCAAATTTCTCCATGTGGGATTAATGCGATGGATacatctgatgatgaagaaggagaaggagacgaTGATCTTGATAATACCAAGATACATCCCATCTACGCTAATACAATTTCTTACCAAAAACGTCAAGCTCTAG TGACGTATCTAGAGAACAATAAAGCTGGGATCACTGTGTATGGATTCCTAGTAGATAGATCATGGTTGCATACGATTTTCGGAATTGAACTCGCTCTTCTACTATGGTTGCTCAATAAAACGATCG TGAATATACCATGA
- the LOC104731288 gene encoding uncharacterized protein LOC104731288, with translation MMSEFDLGTSQRMTETNRTTTTTTFLDLLRRQMSGHDLTRRKRTLKERLRFKCIGGCCGPTWSLRLTNDDASTLHSQSSRDDEVIEAQTETGLVPESGSGMNLATALEAERYNRGGESTEAEVDMTPTRVSLMRLLEETAERAADDGGEKETEIMTASMGTLTGNDSVCCVCMGRKKGAAFIPCGHTFCRVCSRELWLNRGSCPLCNRPIIEILDIF, from the coding sequence ATGATGAGTGAATTCGATCTCGGAACGAGTCAGAGGATGACGGAGACAAACCGCACCACGACTACGACGACGTTTCTTGATTTGCTCCGTCGTCAGATGAGCGGTCACGATCTCACCAGGAGGAAACGCACTCTTAAAGAACGGTTGAGATTCAAATGCATCGGAGGATGCTGCGGTCCGACCTGGAGTCTCCGTCTAACTAACGACGACGCCAGTACGCTCCACAGTCAAAGCTCTAGAGACGACGAAGTAATCGAAGCACAAACCGAAACCGGACTCGTTCCAGAATCGGGTTCGGGTATGAATCTCGCGACGGCGTTAGAGGCGGAGAGATACAACCGCGGAGGAGAATCGACGGAAGCGGAAGTAGATATGACGCCGACGAGAGTTTCGTTGATGAGATTGCTTGAGGAGACGGCGGAAAGAGCCGCAGACGATGGCGGAGAAAAGGAAACGGAGATAATGACGGCGTCAATGGGGACGTTGACGGGTAATGATTCGGTGTGTTGCGTGTGTATGGGAAGAAAGAAAGGTGCTGCGTTTATCCCATGTGGTCATACTTTTTGCAGAGTCTGCTCTAGAGAACTCTGGCTTAACCGTGGATCGTGTCCTCTTTGTAACCGTCCGATCATCGAGATCCTCGATATCTTTTGA